A window of Rhabdothermincola salaria contains these coding sequences:
- a CDS encoding flavodoxin family protein, which translates to MPRLLVVHHTPSPATHTLLEAVLDGARTDELDDIEVVTRPALGATTSDVLAADGYLLGTPANLGYLSGALKHFFDTIYYPCLTDTVGRPFGLWVHGNDDTTGAVTGVEKITRGLQWKLVQAPLELTGAPTRADTDACWELGASVAASLAEGLA; encoded by the coding sequence GTGCCCCGTCTCCTCGTGGTGCACCACACGCCGTCGCCGGCGACGCACACCCTGCTCGAGGCGGTGCTCGACGGCGCCCGCACCGACGAGCTCGACGACATCGAGGTCGTCACCCGGCCGGCCCTCGGCGCCACCACCAGCGACGTACTGGCCGCCGACGGCTACCTCCTCGGCACCCCCGCCAACCTGGGCTACCTGTCGGGGGCGCTCAAGCACTTCTTCGACACCATCTACTACCCGTGCCTCACCGACACCGTGGGGCGCCCCTTCGGGCTGTGGGTCCACGGCAACGACGACACCACCGGCGCGGTGACCGGCGTCGAGAAGATCACCCGAGGGCTGCAGTGGAAGCTGGTCCAGGCGCCCCTCGAGCTCACCGGCGCCCCCACCCGGGCCGACACCGATGCCTGCTGGGAGCTGGGCGCCTCGGTCGCCGCGTCGCTGGCCGAGGGGTTGGCGTGA
- a CDS encoding transglutaminase-like domain-containing protein: MTTTTSPAATSAVHRLWRVSCGFTLDVTAACQVVLQVAPAASAGNRLEESLVVTLDGAPVPVATMTTAHEGLAQVVSVSEGRLEMSYAAVLGAIGAPVPDPRRDLDDEQVVYRRQSRYCPSDEMMGFFAQELGHLEPGADRLLAVADWVFERLAYEAGASGPLDTAADALFAGKGVCRDFAHLAITALRALGVPARLVAVYAPGLSPMEFHAVVEAHLDGVWWVLDPTRLAPRRSLLRVATGRDAADTAFLTVLDGTAELLANEMTVTIDGDLPLDAHEDLVPLP; encoded by the coding sequence GTGACGACCACCACCAGTCCCGCCGCCACCTCTGCGGTGCACCGCCTGTGGCGGGTCTCGTGCGGGTTCACCCTCGACGTGACCGCGGCGTGCCAGGTCGTGCTGCAGGTCGCTCCCGCGGCCAGTGCCGGCAACCGGCTGGAGGAGTCGCTCGTGGTGACCCTCGACGGTGCACCCGTCCCGGTGGCCACCATGACCACCGCCCACGAGGGCCTGGCCCAGGTGGTGTCCGTGTCCGAGGGGCGGCTGGAGATGAGCTACGCGGCCGTGCTCGGGGCGATCGGTGCCCCGGTGCCCGACCCCCGCCGGGACCTCGACGACGAGCAGGTGGTGTACCGCCGCCAGAGCCGCTACTGCCCGTCCGACGAGATGATGGGCTTCTTCGCCCAGGAGCTGGGCCACCTCGAGCCGGGCGCCGACCGGTTGCTCGCCGTGGCCGACTGGGTGTTCGAGCGCCTCGCCTACGAAGCGGGCGCCAGCGGGCCCCTCGACACGGCGGCCGACGCGCTGTTCGCCGGCAAGGGCGTCTGCCGCGACTTCGCCCACCTCGCCATCACCGCCCTGCGGGCCCTCGGGGTGCCGGCCCGGCTCGTGGCCGTCTACGCACCCGGGCTCAGCCCCATGGAGTTCCACGCCGTGGTCGAGGCCCACCTCGACGGGGTGTGGTGGGTGCTCGACCCCACCCGTCTCGCCCCCCGCCGGTCGCTGCTGCGCGTCGCCACCGGCCGCGATGCGGCCGACACCGCCTTCCTCACCGTGCTCGACGGCACCGCCGAGCTGCTGGCCAACGAGATGACCGTCACCATCGACGGCGACCTGCCGCTCGACGCCCACGAGGACCTGGTGCCGCTGCCCTGA
- the recC gene encoding exodeoxyribonuclease V subunit gamma: MHLSVAGSLEPLADQLADALAVPLDDPFAREVVVVPGDGLRRWLTGRLAARLGASAPGAGDGIVANVDFVFPATLVRRALGDRCGLGSWSVGPLTWAVYEALGDEPDHFGQSPDAVRARAIADLFDRYALHRPTMVQRWSLGDDVDAVGATLAPPHRWQPALWREVRADLGGTSDAERLGALVAELRRAGTVAGVVVAQLLPPRVFLFGLASLPTPQLDVLDALSAHVDVHVLAPAASPARWHRLRHELGEAERVSRPLPRSEDDFAAQGGHPLVDSWGRTSREAHLLLLETATAADASVDAPTAAGPEAEPSSLLQRLQHDVAGDAAPPGPPPPGGLDRRLVVSRGDRSVRWHRCYGTARQVEVLRDAILHLLQDDDLALEPRHIAVLCTDIERFAPLVEATFAGDPAHGLPAVPVRVADRTLRQDTPLLDAVGGLLDLLDGRFRSSEVLGLLARPPVRDRFGLEPADLDRIADWVEQTNVRWGLGPEHHADFGIPADLEVHTWRAGLDQLLLGAAMADDGVRLGPDDVVPFADVEGRDVEIAGRLADFVHRLDLAVEGLRRAAPVHAWTERLAAAVGDLCRLPDDEAWQWGRLERLLADFASEATVDGEPRPTQVAAFDLAALVRARLGGGGGRARFGTGAVTVSSLTAQRGVPHRVICLLGLDDGTGAGALAAAEDLTADPPCVGDRDPRSEARAQLLDAVMAAGERLVIVSDGHDVRSNAPVPPAVPVAELLDVLDATARVEGSEDAVRAAITVDHPRQSWSERNFLTRGLDDDGPWGFDTVALEAASARRGGAAPVPRGQSFLVEPLAPLDDGGVVTVAQLLAACRNPAQVLLRDRLGVSLPEAASARDDLIPFTLGPLERWKVSDELLTHRLRGGAAWDSRALAQWSRAQRRRGSVPPLAFGDESLDAACEQVDDLVSAATVVAGGALADPESVTIDVSVTGADGAPVRIVGQLDGIVGAQHLTLTASRLKDRDLLVAWVQAALLHAHDPSVAWEVALVGRARKGGGVAVERVALRTPGDAPEVLRVAIDLHRRASCDAVPAFAATTRAYHEGGPSAAGAIYVSKHPGVGEAGDRFVAELFGTDPEVVLAQPRRPDESGEGWGDHESRLACWAERLWGTFERTALLVLGTADLDASGDATADAVAGPSGVSGAP, translated from the coding sequence ATGCATCTCTCGGTGGCGGGGTCGCTCGAACCCCTGGCGGACCAGCTCGCCGACGCGCTCGCGGTGCCGCTCGACGACCCCTTCGCCCGAGAGGTCGTGGTGGTCCCCGGCGACGGGCTCCGGCGCTGGCTCACCGGTCGGTTGGCGGCCCGCCTCGGTGCCAGCGCCCCGGGCGCGGGCGACGGCATCGTGGCCAACGTCGACTTCGTCTTCCCCGCCACGCTCGTGCGCCGGGCGCTCGGCGACCGCTGCGGTCTCGGGTCCTGGTCGGTGGGTCCGCTCACCTGGGCGGTGTACGAGGCGTTGGGCGACGAGCCCGACCACTTCGGTCAGAGCCCCGACGCGGTGCGGGCCCGGGCCATCGCCGACCTCTTCGACCGCTACGCCCTGCACCGTCCGACCATGGTGCAGCGCTGGAGCCTCGGCGACGACGTCGACGCGGTGGGGGCCACGCTGGCCCCACCCCACCGCTGGCAACCCGCCCTGTGGCGCGAGGTCCGCGCCGACCTCGGGGGCACCAGCGACGCCGAGCGGCTCGGCGCCCTCGTCGCCGAGCTGCGCCGGGCCGGCACCGTGGCCGGCGTGGTGGTGGCCCAGCTGCTGCCGCCCCGGGTGTTCCTCTTCGGTCTGGCCAGCCTCCCGACGCCCCAGCTCGACGTGCTCGACGCGCTGTCGGCCCACGTCGACGTGCACGTGCTGGCCCCGGCCGCGTCGCCCGCCCGCTGGCACCGGTTGCGCCACGAGCTGGGTGAGGCCGAGCGCGTCTCGCGGCCGCTGCCCCGCAGCGAGGACGACTTCGCCGCCCAGGGCGGCCATCCGTTGGTGGACAGCTGGGGCCGCACGTCCCGCGAGGCTCACCTGCTGTTGCTCGAGACCGCCACCGCGGCCGACGCATCGGTCGATGCCCCTACCGCCGCAGGCCCCGAGGCCGAGCCGTCGTCGTTGCTGCAGCGCCTGCAGCACGACGTCGCCGGCGATGCCGCCCCGCCTGGTCCGCCCCCGCCGGGCGGTCTCGACCGCCGACTCGTCGTCAGCCGGGGCGACCGCAGCGTGCGCTGGCACCGCTGCTACGGCACGGCCCGCCAGGTCGAGGTCCTCCGCGACGCCATCTTGCACCTGCTCCAGGACGACGACCTGGCGCTCGAGCCCCGCCACATCGCTGTGCTGTGCACCGACATCGAGCGCTTCGCCCCGCTGGTCGAAGCCACCTTCGCCGGCGACCCCGCCCATGGGCTGCCTGCTGTCCCGGTGCGCGTCGCCGACCGCACCCTCCGCCAGGACACGCCGCTGCTCGACGCGGTCGGTGGCCTCCTCGATCTGCTCGACGGTCGCTTCCGTTCCAGCGAGGTGCTCGGCCTGCTGGCCCGACCTCCGGTCCGCGATCGGTTCGGCCTCGAACCGGCCGACCTCGATCGCATCGCCGACTGGGTCGAGCAGACCAACGTGCGGTGGGGCCTCGGGCCCGAGCACCACGCCGACTTCGGGATCCCGGCCGACCTCGAGGTGCACACCTGGCGGGCCGGACTCGACCAGCTCCTCCTCGGTGCGGCCATGGCCGATGACGGTGTGCGCCTCGGTCCCGACGACGTCGTGCCGTTCGCCGACGTCGAGGGTCGCGACGTCGAGATCGCCGGCCGGTTGGCCGACTTCGTCCACCGCCTCGATCTCGCCGTCGAGGGCCTGCGCCGCGCCGCGCCGGTGCACGCGTGGACCGAGCGGTTGGCCGCTGCCGTGGGGGACCTGTGCCGGCTCCCCGACGACGAGGCCTGGCAGTGGGGTCGCCTCGAGCGCCTCCTCGCCGACTTCGCCTCCGAGGCGACCGTCGACGGCGAACCCCGACCCACGCAGGTGGCGGCGTTCGATCTCGCCGCTCTGGTCCGGGCCCGGTTGGGTGGGGGAGGGGGCCGAGCCCGCTTCGGCACCGGAGCGGTCACCGTCTCGTCGCTCACCGCCCAGCGGGGCGTGCCCCACCGGGTGATCTGCCTGCTCGGTCTCGATGACGGCACCGGGGCGGGGGCACTGGCCGCGGCTGAGGACCTCACCGCCGACCCGCCCTGCGTCGGCGACCGCGACCCGCGCAGCGAGGCGCGGGCGCAGCTGCTCGATGCCGTGATGGCGGCCGGCGAGCGCCTGGTGATCGTCAGCGACGGCCACGATGTCCGCTCCAACGCCCCCGTCCCTCCCGCGGTGCCCGTGGCCGAGCTCCTCGACGTGCTCGACGCCACCGCGCGGGTCGAGGGCTCCGAGGACGCAGTGCGAGCGGCGATCACCGTCGACCACCCCCGCCAGAGCTGGTCCGAGCGGAACTTCCTCACCCGGGGGCTCGACGACGACGGGCCCTGGGGCTTCGACACCGTCGCGCTCGAGGCGGCTTCGGCCCGACGCGGCGGCGCAGCTCCGGTGCCTCGCGGGCAGTCCTTCCTCGTCGAGCCCCTGGCGCCGCTCGACGACGGCGGCGTCGTCACCGTGGCCCAGCTGTTGGCGGCGTGCCGCAACCCGGCCCAGGTCCTGCTGCGGGACCGCCTGGGGGTGTCCCTGCCCGAGGCGGCGAGCGCCCGCGACGACCTCATCCCCTTCACCCTCGGCCCCCTCGAGCGCTGGAAGGTGTCCGACGAGTTGCTCACCCACCGCCTCCGAGGCGGTGCGGCCTGGGACAGCAGGGCCCTGGCCCAGTGGTCGAGAGCCCAGCGCCGCCGGGGCAGCGTGCCCCCGCTCGCGTTCGGCGACGAGAGCCTGGACGCGGCCTGCGAACAGGTCGACGACCTGGTGTCGGCCGCGACAGTGGTGGCAGGCGGTGCGCTCGCGGATCCCGAGTCCGTGACCATCGACGTCAGCGTCACCGGTGCCGATGGCGCGCCGGTGCGCATCGTCGGCCAGCTCGACGGGATCGTCGGTGCCCAGCACCTCACCCTCACGGCGTCGCGGCTGAAGGATCGCGACCTGCTGGTGGCGTGGGTCCAGGCGGCCCTGTTGCACGCCCACGACCCGTCGGTCGCCTGGGAGGTCGCGCTCGTGGGTCGAGCCCGCAAGGGTGGGGGTGTGGCGGTCGAACGGGTGGCGTTGCGCACCCCCGGCGACGCCCCCGAAGTGCTCCGGGTCGCGATCGACCTGCACCGCCGGGCGTCGTGCGACGCGGTGCCGGCGTTCGCCGCCACCACGCGTGCGTACCACGAGGGCGGACCGTCGGCGGCGGGCGCGATCTACGTGTCCAAGCACCCGGGCGTGGGGGAGGCCGGCGACCGCTTCGTGGCCGAGCTCTTCGGTACCGATCCCGAGGTGGTGCTCGCCCAGCCGCGGCGGCCCGACGAATCGGGTGAGGGCTGGGGCGACCACGAGTCCCGGCTGGCCTGCTGGGCCGAGCGGCTGTGGGGCACCTTCGAACGCACCGCCCTCCTGGTCCTGGGCACGGCCGACCTCGACGCGTCGGGCGATGCAACCGCCGACGCCGTGGCCGGCCCGTCGGGCGTCTCGGGGGCACCGTGA
- a CDS encoding DUF4190 domain-containing protein → MSDTTSNPTGPVPTNPMAVGALVMSISSLFFCGPAGVVGWWLGRRAEQDILASPPQQGAKIAKAAKIIGLVAVGLWVLGVVIIAVIALIAAIGGD, encoded by the coding sequence ATGAGCGACACCACCTCCAACCCCACCGGTCCCGTCCCCACCAACCCGATGGCGGTGGGCGCGCTGGTGATGTCGATCTCGTCGCTGTTCTTCTGCGGACCCGCCGGGGTCGTCGGATGGTGGCTGGGGCGCCGGGCCGAGCAGGACATCCTGGCCTCTCCCCCGCAGCAGGGCGCCAAGATCGCCAAGGCCGCCAAGATCATCGGCCTCGTCGCCGTCGGCCTCTGGGTGCTGGGCGTGGTCATCATCGCCGTGATCGCACTGATCGCCGCCATCGGCGGCGACTGA